TTCGCTCTGGGCTGGCAGATGGCAAAAGCCGCCGGCCTCGCCGGAATAGGCCACATGCACCTGGCCAAAAAGCTTGGCCTCGGCAATGGCCTTCTTGGCCCAGGTGCCGGTATTGAGGTAGGTAGCGCTGCGGCCCGGGCCCAGAAGGTTCATGGGCACCATGGCAAACTGGGTGGAGGCGCCGCCCTGCAGGAACAGGATCTTGTAGGAATCGGGGATGGCCAGCAGCTCCCGCAGCAGGCGGTCGGCCTCGTCGACGATGGCCATGAACGGCTTGCTGCGATGGCTCATCTCGATGAGCCCCATGCCCAGGTCCTGGTAGTTGACGATGTCCTGGGCCGCCTGCCGGAGCACCGGAACAGGCAGGGTGGCGGGGCCGGGGCTGAAATTGAAGATCCGATCCGGCATGGCGGGCAGTCCTCCTTAACGGTTCGTGGGCACCAGGGGTGGCGGGCCAGGGGCGCTGGCGGAAGGCCGCATTATAGCAGATCAGCGGTCGCTGTCATCCGCCGGGTCGGCCTGGCAGATGACAGGGGTTCCGCTGCGGGCTGGCAGCGGCTTTCTGGTTGCGCTGGCGAAGGCATTACGGCACAATCCAACGATTGCATGCGGTTTCCGTCCCCCCGGACCAGCCTCTCACCCAGGATTCCGTTGGCGCTGTCCCATGGTCAAGAAGATCATCCTGTCGGTGCTCCTGAGCATCGTCGTCATCCTGGGGGGCCTGGGGGTGGCGAGCTACCTGAGCATCGAGGATTCCATCCAGCGCTCCCTGGCCTCCCACCTGGAGCTGGCCCGCCTGAACAGCCGCTACGTCGATCAGCTGCTGGAAGACAACCTCAACCGCCTGTCCTACATCGCCCTGTCCGGCGACATCGACCTGGGCGACGGCGACTGGGAGCCGGAGCAGGAGGCCTTGCACGCCGTGCACCAGTATTCCCTGTTCACAGACCGCATCTTCTTCCTGGACAACTTCGGGCACGTGGTGCTGGTCTATCCGGAGGCAGGCCGGCGCAGCTCGCTCTTCGGCGTTCAGGAGGTGCGGCAGGTTCTGGCCGAGCGGCGGCCGCGGGTCTCCAATGTCTTGTCCCTGGGCCCGGAGCGGGAGCCAGTCATTCTGGCCCTGGTGCCCCTCATCCGTCCCGATGGCCAGATGATCGGGGTCGTGGGCGGGGAGATCAATCCCCGCACCTTTGTGGTGACCGAGATCATCAAGGCGATTCCCGAGGGCCGGGACACGGTGATCGAGCTGTTGGACCGCAACGGCCTGATCCTGTCCTCCAACATTCCGGAACGGATCCTGACCGAAAGCGATCACGAGGAGTTCCTGGGCAGCCTGATCGCCGAGGGCCGCAGCTCGGTGGGCCGGTGCCATCGCTGCCACGAGGGGGAGGCCCCCAGCAGCCGCGACATGCTGGCCTTTGTCCCCCTGACCGTGGCGCCCTGGGGGGTGGCGGTGCGGGTGGGGGAGGGCAGTGTCTTCGCGCCGGCCAAGCGTCTCCGGGCCTGGTTCCTGGCCCTGGGCGGCCTGTCCCTGGTGGTGGCCCTCTGGCTGGTCCTGGACATCAGCCGCAACCTGGTGGCGCCGGTGCGCTCGCTCATCGCCGCGGCCAGCCGGATCGGCGGCGGCGATCTCGCGTCACCGGTGGAGGTGTCCAGCCGGGATGAAATTGCCACCCTGGCCCAGGGCTTCGACGAGATGCGCGCTCGTCTGGCCGCCTCTCTGGAGCGCATCCAGCAGGACAAGCTTCTCCTGGAGGGGCGGGTGGTGGAGCGGACCCGGGAGATCGAGGCCAACCGCCGGCTCCTGGCCCGGTTGCTCATGAAGGTGATCACCGCCGAGGAGGAGGAGCGCCAGCGGCTGGCCAAGGAGCTCCATGATGACACCGGCCAGAATCTCAATGCGGTGCTCATGTCCCTGGACTATCTCAAGATGACCCTTCCCGGCCAGGAGGCCCTCAAGGGGAAGATCGATCGGCTCCGGGACCAGATGGCCGCCACCGTTGCCGGGCTGCGGCAGATGATCGACGAGCTGCGGCCAACCCTTCTGGACGAGCTGGGCTTGCAGCCAGCCCTGAGCTGGCTTCTGGAGCGCTATCTGAGCGGCAGGGGCGTCCATTACCAGCTGGAGGTGACCGGTATGCCGGCCGGCGCCGGCGAGGAATCCGGCCCGGGGCTGGGGGTCCAGCGCAATCTCTTCGTCTTCCGGATCGTCCAGGAGGCGGTCCAGAACATCGCCCGCTATGCCGGGGCCACCGAGGTCCATGTGGCGGCTCACAAGGGGGAGGGCTGTCTCGAGGTATCGATCGAGGATGATGGCCAGGGCTTCGATGTGGAGACCATCCTGTCCCGGGACGGCCAGGAGCAGGAGGCGGGGGTGCACGGCCTGGTCGCCATGCGGGAGCGGGTCGGTCTTCTGGGTGGCCGCTTCCATATCTGCTCCCGCCCGGGCCAGGGCACCCAGATCATGTTCCTCCTGCCTGATGAGCCGCCGGTGGCCTGAGGTCGAGCCTGGCTCGACCTCCAAGGTCCGCTTGCATCCGGAGCATTCATGTACGAAGTCTTCTATCACCTCACCGAAAAGCCTTTTACCATCAGCGCCAACCCCCGGTTTCTCTACCTGAGCCACAAGCACGCCAATGCCTTGACCTACCTGGAATACGGGGTGGCGGAGGCGGTGGGCTTCGTGCTCCTCACCGGCGAGATCGGCACCGGCAAGACCACCCTGGTGCGCCATCTCCTGGATGGGATCGGCCGGAGCACCGACGTCGCGCTCATCGCCAACACCGGCGTCACCGCCGAGGACCTGCTGGTGATGATCCTCCAGGAGCTGGAGATCGAGCCGGCCGGCACCGGCAAGGCCGCACACCTGGAGCAGCTCAACCGCTTCCTCATCGAGCGCTATGCCGTCCGCCGCCGGTGTCTTCTCATCATCGACGAGGCCCAGAACCTGAGCGATGTCGCCCTGGAGGAGGTGCGGATGCTCTCCAACCTCCAGGCGGACGAGCGGGCCCTCCTGCAGATCATGCTGGTGGGTCAGCCCGAGCTGCGGGCCAAGCTGCAGCAGCCGCGGCTGGCCCAGTTCACGCAGCGGATTGCCGTGACCTACCACCTGGGCGCCTTGAGCCGGGAGGAGACGGAGGCCTATGTGCGCCACCGCCTGACCACCGCCGGCGGCGACCCGGAGCTGTTCAGCCCGGCGGCCCTCACGCGCATCCACGATCTGGCCCGGGGGGTGCCGCGGGCCATCAATCTGCTGTGCGAGGCAGCCCTGGTCTACGGCTATGCCGACGAGCTGGCGCAGATCGACGCCGGGGTGATCGAGCAGGTGATGGCGGATCGGGGTGGGATCGGCTTCGGGACGGAGCTGGCGGAGGCGGCACCGGCGCCGGTTGCCGGGGCGGCGCCGGCGGGTGACCCGGAGCTGGCAGCGCGGCTGTTGGCCCTGGAGCAGCGCCTGGGGCGCCTGGAGCAGGAGCTGCGCTGGCAGCTGGATGCCATGGAGGGGCGCCTGGACATGGCCCGGGATGAGGGCCTGCGCCGCCTGCGCGAGCAGCTGGCCGAGGAGCGGCAGAAGAGCGACCGCTACCTGTCTGCCTACCACCAGCTCAAGGAGCGCTCCCGGCTGCTGCGGCCGGCCTCGCCGGCGCCGGGCGAGGCGGCGGCGCCTCCCAGCGCCGTCCCCCCGGAGCCGCCGCCCCCGGAGGCCGGCCCCTCCTGGCGTCGCTGGCTGGGGCTACACCGCTGAGCTGCGGCTGTCCCGGCCGTAGGCGTAGTACCGCTGACTGGGCCCCAGGTGCCGGTTGAGGACGAAGCCCAGGAACTTCTCCGCCGGGATCAGGGCGACCGCCCGCTGCACCTCCTCCACCGGGGTCTGGCCAGCCGCCACCACCATCAGCACACAGTCCACCAGGGGGGCAAAGGCCATGGCATCGGCGCCGCTCAGGAGGGGCGGCACGTCGAAGAAGATGTACCGGTCCTGGTAGCGGTCCTTCATCTCGGCCAGGAGGGCGTGCATCCGGGGCGAGCCCAGGAGCTCGGTGGCGTCCGGCACCGTGCGGCCACCGGAGATGAGGGTCAGCTTGTCCACCTGGGGCCACATGATCAGCTCGGAAAGCGGGCGCTGGTCCTTGAGAAAATCGATGAGCCCCCGGTCGCTGGCAATGCCCAGGTACTTGTGGACGGCCTGCTTGTGCAGGTCACAGTCCACCAGCAGCACGGTCTGGCTGAACTCCCGGGCAAAGGTGGCGGCCAGGTTGATGGTGGTTACAGTCTTGCCCTCGTTCGGCAGGGCGCTGGTGACCATGATGGTCCGCCAGCCGTGCTCCCTGGTGCGCCGCAGGATCTGGGCCCGGAGCACCTTGAACGGCTCGACGTCGCAGCTTGAGGCATCGAGGCAGACGCAATGGTGGCTGGCCGCCAGGGAAGAATCGATGGTGACCCGCCGGGACTCCGAATAGACCGGTGACAGGTAGCCGCTGGCGTCCGGCCCCAGCGGCTCGCCGGCCGGCACCTCCAGGTCCCCGGCCGGCAGAATGTCCTCCATCGCTGGCAGCGCCCCGTCCTGCCGCGCCTCCCGCGCCTTGTCCAACGCCTTCCTGAGCTTCATGTGCCCCCCGCAGTTGGTGGAATTGCCTCGGTGTGCCCTGGCAGACTACAGCGCCAGACGATGGCTGATCTTTGCCCACAGGATGTCGAAATCCATCACCAGGAAGTGGATGGCCGCCAGGGCCCCCGCCACCACGGCCAACCCCACCAGCAGGGCCAGCACCATCCGCCGCCGCCGCCTGGCTTCCTGCGCAGCCGTGACCATCTCCGGAATGCTGCCCAGGACCGGCAGGGCGGTTGCAAAGGCCAGGGCTTCCGGTGTGCGCACCGAGTGGTCGGCGAGCTCCCGCAAGGCGGCCAGGGCTACCCCGGCCCCGATGCCCAGCACAGTGCCGATGAGGAGGATGGCCAGCCGGTTGGGGCGGGTGGGCTTTTCCGGCAGCTGCGCCGGGTCGATGAGGGTGAAGCGCTCGCCCTTCTGCTCCTTTTCCAGGCCGCTGGCCACCCGCGCCTCCATGAGCTTGCGCATCAGGTCGTCGTATTTGGCCTGCACACTGCGGCGGGTGGACAGGAGGGTGTTGTACTGCTCCTCCACCCTGGGACTGGCCTCAATGCGTCCACGGTATTGGGCCATCGATTTCTCGACCTCCTCCATCTGGCGCTGGGTAGCGGCGATCTCAACCCGGGTCGAGGCCAGCTGAGCCGCCAAGGTCACTTTGGCCGGGTTGTCCGGGGAAGGCGCTTCGGGCTCGGCGGCCTTGGCAGCCGCCACCTGTGCCTCCAGCTCAGCAATCTCGGCCCGGGTCTTGATCACATCCGGATACTGGTCCGAGAACTGGCTGCGCAGGTGGGTGAGCTGGATCTTGAGCTCCTCCAGACGCTTTTCATCCTCGCTCTTCTGGGCCTGCTTCTCTGGCGGCGGCGGCAGCGAGGCCAACTGGGTTTCCAGGTAGCCGGCCCGTTCCCGCAGGCCCTGGAGCTGTTCCTGCAGGCGGGCGACGCCGGCCTCGGCGGTGTGCAGGCCCTGGAGGTTGACCGGCACCAGGTCCGGCAGCTCCTGGACGTGCGCCTCCTTGAAGGCGGCGATTTGAGCCTCCACCTGCGCCAGCTCGGACTTGAGGCGGGTGGACTCGTCCTCCAGGAAGCGGGTGGTCTCCTCGGCCTGCCGCGCCCTCTCCTGGATATTTTCTTCAAGAAACAGGGAGGCCAGAAGGTTGGTCACCTGTTGCACGGTCCCTGGCTCCCTGCCCTCATAGGCCAGGGTGAAGGCAACGGTGGCCGCGCTCGGCCGGCCGGTACGGCGATCGGTCACCTCGGTGCTGATGGGGGTCATCTCGATGTCTTCCCGCATCTGCTCCACGATCTCCTCGGTAGTCCACTCTTCTCGCAGCTCGGCGTACAGGTTGAGGCGATTGATGATCTCCAGCAGTCGGGTCGTGCTCATGATCCGCTGGTTGATCGACTGGAGCCGCTGCTCAACGTAGCTGGTGACCGTCGCCGTGACGAAGTCGGCGGGGATCTCCTGCGCCTCGATGAGGATGGTAGCGCTGGACCGGTAGACCGCGGGCAGCAGCAAGGCGACGGCAGCTGCGGCTGTAATGACCAGGCCCGCCGGTACCATGAGGCTCAGGAGCCGGCGCTTGATGATGGCGATGACCTCTGCTGGTGATAGAGCGTGTGGGTCCATGCCTGTTCCTCGGTGGGGCCGGAGTTGGGGGCCAGGGGAGGCTGGCTCCTCGTCCTGGTCAGTCATCCAGGGATTTCTGCCAGTGGAGGCGGAGCAGCACCTGGTTCCGGTGGGACTCCTGGCCGGCATCCCGGTTATCGTGGAGGACCCAGACATAGCTCAGGTCCATGGACAGGGTGTCTGACAGATCCCAGCTCACTCGAGGACGCAGCCGGTAGGTGTAGCGGTCGATGTCGCCGGTGGACAGCGCGTTGGCGCTGCTCTGGTTGCGGTGAAAGGCCGCGGTGAGACCGGCCCACAAGTCCTCGCCAAAGTGGTACCGTCCATCCGCGCTCAGAGCCGTTTGCTCGGTAGCGCCGGCGATGACATCAGAGCCGCTGGTGATGTCCTGGGACAGACTGAGGTTGACCTCGGCGTATTCCGACCATTGGCTGTAGATCAGCCTGCCAACCCAGCCGGAATTGTCTTCGGTGAGCCTGATGTTTTCGATCCTGGTCTCAGTGATCCGCGGACCGATGGCCGCGGCCAGACGGCGGCGCTCGGACAGCTCATGGGAGAAGCCCACGGTCCAGGACAGGTTGCGGATCTCGATCCCCGGGTAGTCGTAGAAGGTTGCGGCCAGGGCCGTCTCACCGGTGGTCCGGGGCAGGTACTTGTCGAGCCTGATGCTGGCCGCCGGCATGAGACTGTTGCTGGTGTAGTCGCTGGCAGCGGTCTCCCGGAAGTTGACGGTATTGTGTGTGTAGGTCAGAGAACCGGTCCCCAGCTCGGTAGCGGCGAGATCGATTCCCAGAGTGTAGGTCTGGCGCTCGCGGCTGGTGGTGCCGAGAATGAGGCCGGTGGTCTCCAGGTCCCGGTCCGGCCGGGAGTCCTCCCGGTAGGCGGCTTCGGCGCGTACCAGACAGCGCGGGGTCACTTCATAGCTGGTTCGGGCGCTGTAGTCATGGTCCACCGCATCCAGCCGGTCAAGGGCTGCGTAGTCCACGAGATCGAGACGGCCTGCGAGGGTGGCCTCCAGGCGCTCA
The genomic region above belongs to Thermodesulfobacteriota bacterium and contains:
- a CDS encoding HAMP domain-containing protein; protein product: MVKKIILSVLLSIVVILGGLGVASYLSIEDSIQRSLASHLELARLNSRYVDQLLEDNLNRLSYIALSGDIDLGDGDWEPEQEALHAVHQYSLFTDRIFFLDNFGHVVLVYPEAGRRSSLFGVQEVRQVLAERRPRVSNVLSLGPEREPVILALVPLIRPDGQMIGVVGGEINPRTFVVTEIIKAIPEGRDTVIELLDRNGLILSSNIPERILTESDHEEFLGSLIAEGRSSVGRCHRCHEGEAPSSRDMLAFVPLTVAPWGVAVRVGEGSVFAPAKRLRAWFLALGGLSLVVALWLVLDISRNLVAPVRSLIAAASRIGGGDLASPVEVSSRDEIATLAQGFDEMRARLAASLERIQQDKLLLEGRVVERTREIEANRRLLARLLMKVITAEEEERQRLAKELHDDTGQNLNAVLMSLDYLKMTLPGQEALKGKIDRLRDQMAATVAGLRQMIDELRPTLLDELGLQPALSWLLERYLSGRGVHYQLEVTGMPAGAGEESGPGLGVQRNLFVFRIVQEAVQNIARYAGATEVHVAAHKGEGCLEVSIEDDGQGFDVETILSRDGQEQEAGVHGLVAMRERVGLLGGRFHICSRPGQGTQIMFLLPDEPPVA
- a CDS encoding AAA family ATPase, which translates into the protein MYEVFYHLTEKPFTISANPRFLYLSHKHANALTYLEYGVAEAVGFVLLTGEIGTGKTTLVRHLLDGIGRSTDVALIANTGVTAEDLLVMILQELEIEPAGTGKAAHLEQLNRFLIERYAVRRRCLLIIDEAQNLSDVALEEVRMLSNLQADERALLQIMLVGQPELRAKLQQPRLAQFTQRIAVTYHLGALSREETEAYVRHRLTTAGGDPELFSPAALTRIHDLARGVPRAINLLCEAALVYGYADELAQIDAGVIEQVMADRGGIGFGTELAEAAPAPVAGAAPAGDPELAARLLALEQRLGRLEQELRWQLDAMEGRLDMARDEGLRRLREQLAEERQKSDRYLSAYHQLKERSRLLRPASPAPGEAAAPPSAVPPEPPPPEAGPSWRRWLGLHR
- a CDS encoding AAA family ATPase, whose translation is MKLRKALDKAREARQDGALPAMEDILPAGDLEVPAGEPLGPDASGYLSPVYSESRRVTIDSSLAASHHCVCLDASSCDVEPFKVLRAQILRRTREHGWRTIMVTSALPNEGKTVTTINLAATFAREFSQTVLLVDCDLHKQAVHKYLGIASDRGLIDFLKDQRPLSELIMWPQVDKLTLISGGRTVPDATELLGSPRMHALLAEMKDRYQDRYIFFDVPPLLSGADAMAFAPLVDCVLMVVAAGQTPVEEVQRAVALIPAEKFLGFVLNRHLGPSQRYYAYGRDSRSSAV
- a CDS encoding GNVR domain-containing protein; protein product: MDPHALSPAEVIAIIKRRLLSLMVPAGLVITAAAAVALLLPAVYRSSATILIEAQEIPADFVTATVTSYVEQRLQSINQRIMSTTRLLEIINRLNLYAELREEWTTEEIVEQMREDIEMTPISTEVTDRRTGRPSAATVAFTLAYEGREPGTVQQVTNLLASLFLEENIQERARQAEETTRFLEDESTRLKSELAQVEAQIAAFKEAHVQELPDLVPVNLQGLHTAEAGVARLQEQLQGLRERAGYLETQLASLPPPPEKQAQKSEDEKRLEELKIQLTHLRSQFSDQYPDVIKTRAEIAELEAQVAAAKAAEPEAPSPDNPAKVTLAAQLASTRVEIAATQRQMEEVEKSMAQYRGRIEASPRVEEQYNTLLSTRRSVQAKYDDLMRKLMEARVASGLEKEQKGERFTLIDPAQLPEKPTRPNRLAILLIGTVLGIGAGVALAALRELADHSVRTPEALAFATALPVLGSIPEMVTAAQEARRRRRMVLALLVGLAVVAGALAAIHFLVMDFDILWAKISHRLAL
- a CDS encoding outer membrane beta-barrel protein, translated to MLSRPLLCLLVLGGLLLTARVPDCHGRFTATPAVSFREEYNDNIFMDSTNLQDDVIITLSPGLTLVEQTERLEATLAGRLDLVDYAALDRLDAVDHDYSARTSYEVTPRCLVRAEAAYREDSRPDRDLETTGLILGTTSRERQTYTLGIDLAATELGTGSLTYTHNTVNFRETAASDYTSNSLMPAASIRLDKYLPRTTGETALAATFYDYPGIEIRNLSWTVGFSHELSERRRLAAAIGPRITETRIENIRLTEDNSGWVGRLIYSQWSEYAEVNLSLSQDITSGSDVIAGATEQTALSADGRYHFGEDLWAGLTAAFHRNQSSANALSTGDIDRYTYRLRPRVSWDLSDTLSMDLSYVWVLHDNRDAGQESHRNQVLLRLHWQKSLDD